From Trichoplusia ni isolate ovarian cell line Hi5 chromosome 20, tn1, whole genome shotgun sequence, a single genomic window includes:
- the LOC113503861 gene encoding uncharacterized protein LOC113503861: MMTKLTALLILAYLNEALNIPLRQYRELKSSNELLVPQQHSTLSSHVVLHTSSREKKSPNIISIPIQQLLIPKYHVIPLHHGAQSNVHHSTVHTNVKHIITHDNIKIPIISQTVSHSTANITHPTSIIPILIPIHHNLVPVQDLSVIPLQKNIHKDTKLEHYSVMEKKDSNNNEDEMNRFRTFYGGFGTGLFFGGQGAGHGFHIFG; the protein is encoded by the coding sequence ATGATGACAAAACTGACAGCCCTGCTGATCCTCGCTTACCTAAACGAGGCGTTAAACATTCCACTACGTCAGTACAGAGAGCTGAAGTCCAGCAACGAGCTGCTCGTCCCGCAGCAGCACTCCACCCTCTCCAGCCACGTGGTGCTGCACACGTCCTCGCGAGAGAAGAAGAGCCCCAACATCATCTCCATCCCAATACAACAGCTGCTGATACCGAAGTACCACGTGATACCGCTACACCACGGAGCGCAGTCCAACGTCCACCACAGTACTGTACACACCAATGTCAAGCATATCATCACACACGACAATATTAAGATCCCGATCATATCACAGACGGTGTCACATAGTACTGCGAACATTACCCACCCAACATCAATAATACCTATCTTAATACCCATTCATCATAACCTAGTACCGGTACAGGATTTGTCGGTGATCCCGCTGCAGAAAAACATTCATAAAGATACGAAGTTGGAACACTACTCGGTGATGGAGAAGAAGGATAGCAATAACAATGAGGACGAGATGAACAGGTTCCGCACGTTCTACGGCGGTTTCGGAACGGGACTGTTTTTCGGCGGCCAGGGAGCGGGACATGGGTTCCATATATTTGGGTag
- the LOC113503930 gene encoding uncharacterized protein LOC113503930, whose product MFTCASCGSEHTDGPICSGCNQHYDYQCAGVTEVGYRRLGDSRKNAWRCPKCKSTSPSLPVSPQPSQLDKMQEQLNKIALDLAPLAALVADVKSIKLELSGLKDSIEMAHDSINGFSEKVKSLESKVITMEKMAGQIPILQEGIDKLNRESRDRDQWARANNAEIKGIPQKKDENLYDIAQKIGNLCNISIRREDINYIARIPTRISNVDKPIVVAFNSRYTKEEFVASARNSKLLNISNLGFSSAANFYVNDHLTPSNKSLLNKAKALAKENNFKYIWVKHCKIMAKRSDTASTFFIKCEEDLLKIANHQL is encoded by the coding sequence ATGTTCACTTGCGCTAGTTGTGGTTCCGAGCACACCGACGGCCCGATCTGTAGTGGCTGCAATCAACACTATGACTATCAATGCGCTGGAGTCACTGAAGTTGGTTACCGAAGACTCGGTGATAGTAGGAAGAACGCTTGGCGCTGCCCAAAATGTAAGTCAACATCCCCTTCTCTGCCTGTATCTCCCCAGCCTAGCCAGCTCGACAAAATGCAGGAACAGCTCAACAAGATTGCCCTTGACCTGGCTCCATTGGCTGCGTTGGTTGCAGACGTGAAATCCATAAAACTGGAGCTCTCCGGGCTCAAGGACTCCATTGAGATGGCCCACGACTCAATAAACGGTTTCTCCGAAAAAGTAAAGTCTCTCGAGTCAAAGGTAATCACGATGGAGAAAATGGCGGGTCAAATACCAATACTCCAGGAGGGAATTGACAAGTTAAACCGAGAATCGCGTGACAGAGACCAATGGGCAAGAGCTAATAATGCCGAGATCAAAGGAATACCGCAGAAAAAAGATGAAAATTTGTATGATATAGCACAGAAGATCGGAAACCTTTGCAACATCTCTATACGAAGGGAGgacataaattatattgcacGTATACCAACTCGCATCTCCAACGTAGATAAGCCGATCGTAGTTGCTTTTAACAGTCGCTATACCAAGGAGGAATTCGTGGCTTCTGCGCGCAATAGTAAATTGCTGAACATATCCAATCTAGGATTTTCTTCGGCTGCCAACTTCTACGTCAATGACCATTTAACTCCCAGCAATAAGTCACTTCTAAACAAGGCAAAAGCCCTTgcgaaagaaaataattttaaatatatttgggTAAAACACTGCAAGATCATGGCAAAAAGGTCGGACACTGCgtctacattttttataaaatgcgagGAAGACCTTTTAAAAATTGCAAATCATCAACTGTAG